One genomic region from Terriglobus aquaticus encodes:
- a CDS encoding ComEC/Rec2 family competence protein, with the protein MQSTHGERGLPSMLVREIRAHPSRFSRVLPLELRRAPLLYTAAMLSLGVAASQWWRPAALLVCATGLCIAIAAIALRCAPRLATATTLVTWFLLGWTLGVLHPRSTADSTILPYADGMRREVIATVLAVQPLAQRDGTESADPLRFGEQAPDQEPSAPEQTRYTADLRLSAVEELNPDVASMTPTTATARVTLSGSDGAALRCGEELRTVLRLYRPRQFRDPGVWQYGEWLATQEVSATGTAVPGRLTQMAMRAPPLMCRVQQIRMWAASQRLHDFAAWQHTQAWLPRVMRWSEADAAAWSAMLFGDRSALTHSLRASFEQTGTFHLFVVSGMHLGLVAWVVFALAERLRSPRLLTVLLTALATCGYALLTGFGEPVQRALFVTLAFLLAQAIGRERNALNAVGAAVLAMLLVRPQAIRDTAFQMTVLIALTLAGIAIPLLDRTIAPYARACRRLHLLRLDRRLPPHVAQFRVRLRWMARELGLTFGSWTGTALVGLVRAGMALLSLSVLSAVIELTMALPMAVYFHRFTALALPSNLLVMPLILPLTVCGIPAFLLSLISYPVALLAAAPAALLLHVAGGMVRSLAAIHVADLRTPGPPTSVALALVACMALCIALLRSRPRVAGWAAVALACAVAVGTVLGARHLLPARALQVAAIDVGQGDALLLIAPNGKTMLIDAGGQVGPEEGAHQQQRGADFDIGEQVVSPYLWHRGISRLDVLALSHAHMDHLGGMSAVLSNFRPRELWLSEDVSSDRLHALIAQARAQGTDVRWLHAGQRQQWQQVEMDVLSPRTDYQPGSAPANDDSLVLRAVFGRSSALLAGDAELPSEDAMLAAHLLSPVTLLKVGHHGSMTSTSEPFLDALAPRVAVISCGRGNHFGHPRMPVLQRLSEHHVLTSRTDTMGAVEYTLHEDGSVTTAVPPLTD; encoded by the coding sequence ATGCAAAGTACCCACGGCGAACGCGGTTTGCCCTCGATGCTGGTGCGCGAGATCCGCGCCCATCCATCGCGTTTTTCGCGAGTGCTGCCGCTGGAGTTGCGACGCGCGCCGCTGCTGTACACGGCTGCCATGCTGTCGCTGGGCGTTGCTGCCTCGCAATGGTGGCGGCCTGCCGCCCTGCTCGTATGCGCCACCGGGCTATGCATCGCCATTGCAGCCATCGCGTTGCGGTGCGCTCCCCGCTTGGCTACCGCGACCACCCTGGTGACATGGTTTCTCCTGGGCTGGACCCTGGGCGTTCTTCATCCCCGGAGCACCGCCGACAGCACGATTCTTCCCTATGCCGATGGCATGCGACGCGAGGTGATCGCGACCGTGCTCGCCGTGCAGCCTCTTGCGCAACGTGATGGCACCGAATCTGCGGACCCACTGCGGTTTGGGGAACAGGCGCCCGATCAGGAGCCCTCCGCACCGGAACAGACGCGATACACGGCGGACCTTCGCCTGAGTGCGGTGGAAGAGCTGAATCCGGATGTGGCGAGCATGACGCCGACGACAGCGACGGCACGCGTCACGCTCTCCGGCTCGGATGGAGCCGCCCTGCGCTGCGGCGAGGAGCTTCGCACCGTGCTGCGGCTGTATCGCCCTCGCCAATTCCGCGACCCCGGTGTATGGCAGTACGGCGAATGGCTTGCCACGCAGGAGGTCTCCGCCACAGGCACCGCGGTACCTGGCCGACTCACCCAGATGGCCATGCGCGCACCACCACTCATGTGCCGGGTGCAACAGATTCGGATGTGGGCGGCGTCGCAGCGGCTGCACGACTTTGCCGCGTGGCAGCACACGCAAGCGTGGTTGCCGCGCGTGATGAGGTGGAGCGAAGCCGATGCGGCAGCCTGGAGCGCCATGCTCTTCGGCGATCGCAGCGCTCTCACGCACAGCCTGCGCGCCAGCTTCGAACAGACCGGCACGTTCCATCTGTTCGTCGTCTCTGGCATGCACCTTGGCCTGGTAGCGTGGGTAGTCTTCGCCCTGGCAGAGCGGTTGCGCAGCCCTAGGCTTCTGACTGTTCTGCTGACCGCGCTGGCAACGTGCGGCTACGCCCTGCTGACCGGCTTCGGTGAGCCGGTCCAGCGTGCGCTGTTTGTCACGCTTGCGTTTCTGCTAGCGCAGGCCATTGGGCGCGAGCGCAATGCGCTTAATGCGGTGGGCGCGGCCGTGCTGGCGATGCTGCTGGTGCGGCCACAAGCCATCCGCGACACGGCCTTCCAGATGACGGTGCTCATCGCGCTCACCCTTGCCGGCATTGCCATCCCGCTGCTCGACCGCACCATTGCTCCCTATGCGCGAGCGTGCCGGCGATTGCACCTGTTGCGGCTGGATCGTCGGCTGCCACCCCATGTGGCGCAGTTCCGCGTTCGGCTGCGATGGATGGCTCGGGAGCTGGGCCTCACCTTTGGATCGTGGACGGGCACGGCGCTGGTCGGGCTGGTTCGGGCAGGCATGGCACTGCTGTCTTTGAGTGTCCTGTCCGCCGTGATCGAGCTCACCATGGCGCTGCCTATGGCGGTGTACTTCCACCGCTTCACCGCGCTCGCCCTGCCCTCCAACCTGCTGGTCATGCCACTGATCTTGCCGTTGACGGTGTGCGGCATCCCTGCCTTCCTGCTAAGCCTCATCAGCTATCCCGTCGCCCTGCTGGCAGCGGCACCTGCGGCCCTGCTGCTTCATGTTGCAGGCGGGATGGTGCGATCGCTGGCAGCGATCCACGTCGCGGACCTGCGCACGCCCGGGCCGCCCACCTCTGTCGCCCTGGCGCTCGTCGCATGCATGGCCCTGTGCATCGCGCTGCTACGATCGCGACCTCGCGTTGCCGGATGGGCGGCCGTGGCGCTCGCCTGTGCTGTTGCGGTCGGTACAGTCCTGGGCGCTAGGCACCTTCTACCTGCTCGAGCCTTACAGGTGGCAGCGATCGACGTCGGCCAGGGCGATGCCCTGCTGCTGATCGCACCCAACGGCAAAACCATGCTGATCGACGCTGGCGGTCAGGTGGGCCCCGAAGAAGGTGCGCACCAGCAGCAACGCGGGGCCGACTTCGACATCGGCGAGCAGGTCGTTTCGCCCTACCTGTGGCATCGCGGTATCTCAAGACTCGACGTGCTTGCCTTGAGCCACGCGCACATGGATCACCTGGGCGGCATGAGCGCTGTCCTGAGCAACTTCCGCCCACGAGAGCTCTGGTTGAGCGAAGACGTCTCCTCCGACCGGCTGCACGCCCTGATCGCACAGGCACGGGCGCAGGGCACGGACGTTCGTTGGCTCCACGCAGGTCAGCGACAGCAATGGCAGCAGGTGGAGATGGACGTCCTGAGTCCGCGCACGGACTATCAGCCGGGCAGCGCTCCCGCCAACGACGACTCCCTGGTGCTTCGCGCGGTGTTCGGCCGGTCTTCCGCCCTACTGGCCGGCGATGCAGAGCTGCCGAGCGAGGACGCTATGCTCGCCGCGCATCTGCTGTCGCCGGTCACACTGCTGAAGGTGGGACACCATGGCAGCATGACCAGCACCAGCGAACCCTTTCTGGACGCACTGGCACCGCGCGTTGCGGTCATCTCCTGTGGTCGCGGTAACCACTTCGGCCATCCGCGAATGCCCGTGTTGCAGCGCCTGTCAGAGCACCATGTGCTCACGTCGCGCACGGACACGATGGGTGCCGTCGAGTACACGCTGCACGAGGACGGCTCCGTCACAACAGCCGTGCCACCGCTGACTGACTGA
- a CDS encoding class I SAM-dependent RNA methyltransferase, whose translation MPEAAGLNATAEVTPRCHHFGVCGGCQLQHLSQQTQTLRKVDAVRIRLQQAGVPSPTIETHTAAGYEYRNRIRLRVEGGRVGYSRFNSHDFLPIQECPIASPLLWQAAAALDNLAATTNLWPVGSKELELMTDGDEAALQLLLHVDATVVTLDRDTPRQFRDLCEGLRQRVPQTAGGGLLVQGELASGSRRVQERQRVEVARWGAPGLTFRVNGQAYAVSRGAFFQVNRFLTGRMVELVLNGRSGRAAWDLFAGAGLFSVPLTDRFDQVTAVEVGQPAATDLAAALRSAGQQHRAMAQPVLDFLKRARLATPPDLIVMDPPRAGLGGAITQELIRIGAPEMVYVSCDAATFARDARALVDSRYTITDLHLLDLFPQTNHTETIAVFRRG comes from the coding sequence ATGCCGGAAGCGGCTGGCCTCAACGCTACAGCGGAGGTCACGCCCCGCTGCCACCATTTCGGCGTGTGCGGCGGATGCCAACTGCAGCACCTGTCGCAGCAGACGCAAACTCTGCGCAAAGTCGACGCGGTACGGATTCGGCTGCAGCAAGCGGGCGTTCCAAGTCCGACGATCGAAACGCATACCGCTGCGGGGTACGAGTATCGCAATCGCATCCGGCTGCGCGTTGAGGGCGGGCGCGTAGGATACAGCCGCTTCAACTCGCATGACTTCCTGCCGATCCAGGAGTGCCCCATCGCGTCGCCGCTCTTGTGGCAAGCGGCAGCGGCGCTGGATAACTTGGCAGCCACCACCAATCTCTGGCCCGTTGGCAGCAAAGAACTTGAACTCATGACGGACGGCGATGAAGCAGCGCTGCAGCTACTGCTGCACGTGGACGCAACAGTGGTCACGCTGGACCGTGACACGCCGCGCCAGTTCCGGGACCTGTGCGAAGGTCTGCGGCAACGTGTGCCACAGACCGCCGGTGGGGGCCTGCTGGTGCAGGGTGAACTGGCGAGCGGATCGCGCCGGGTACAGGAGCGGCAGCGGGTAGAAGTCGCTCGATGGGGTGCGCCGGGGTTGACCTTTCGCGTAAACGGCCAGGCATACGCCGTGTCGCGTGGCGCTTTTTTCCAGGTAAACCGCTTTCTCACCGGCCGCATGGTGGAGTTGGTCTTGAACGGCCGCAGCGGGCGCGCGGCATGGGATCTTTTTGCCGGCGCCGGCCTGTTCTCTGTCCCGCTCACGGACCGTTTCGATCAGGTCACCGCAGTGGAGGTCGGCCAGCCCGCAGCGACGGATCTGGCTGCGGCGTTGCGTTCCGCCGGGCAGCAACATCGCGCGATGGCACAGCCCGTGCTGGATTTCCTGAAGCGCGCGCGTCTTGCTACTCCGCCCGACCTGATCGTCATGGACCCGCCGCGTGCTGGTCTTGGCGGCGCCATCACGCAGGAACTGATTCGCATCGGCGCACCGGAGATGGTCTACGTTTCCTGCGACGCGGCGACGTTCGCGCGCGACGCTCGTGCGCTGGTAGACTCGCGCTACACCATTACAGATCTGCACCTGCTCGACCTCTTCCCCCAGACAAACCACACGGAAACGATCGCCGTCTTTCGCCGCGGGTAA
- a CDS encoding type III pantothenate kinase, with amino-acid sequence MLLAIEVGNTNMVLGLYALATEAEPAKLLHSWRIATPLTHTPDELRIAFHSLFALNGVDIQGISGVAVSSVVPPVDSLLREVVESFFHVRPLFVEPGVKTGLPVLTDNPAEVGADRIVNSVAAFDRYGGPCIVVDLGTATTFDVVSARGEFLGGAIAPGLGISANALFDKAAKLARVNIRKPGKVVGTSTVDNIQVGLYYGYIGLVDGICERMITELGPETKVIATGGFARMLSPDSKYLTTVDPTLTLDGVRLIYERNQDRIKRRSTRSEAQPATTV; translated from the coding sequence ATGCTGCTTGCGATCGAGGTTGGGAACACAAACATGGTGCTGGGGCTTTACGCGCTGGCGACCGAAGCGGAACCCGCGAAGCTGCTGCACAGTTGGCGCATCGCGACCCCGCTGACGCACACACCCGACGAACTTCGCATCGCGTTTCACAGCCTCTTTGCCCTGAATGGGGTTGATATCCAGGGGATCAGCGGAGTTGCAGTTTCCAGCGTGGTACCACCGGTCGATTCCTTGTTGCGCGAAGTGGTGGAGAGCTTCTTCCACGTACGTCCGCTGTTTGTGGAACCGGGCGTGAAAACGGGCCTCCCGGTGCTGACGGACAATCCGGCGGAGGTGGGTGCGGACCGCATTGTGAACTCGGTGGCGGCATTCGACCGCTACGGCGGCCCGTGCATCGTGGTGGACCTGGGAACGGCGACCACATTTGATGTGGTCTCCGCCCGGGGCGAATTCCTCGGCGGCGCAATCGCCCCCGGGCTCGGCATTAGCGCCAATGCGCTGTTTGACAAGGCGGCCAAGCTGGCACGGGTCAACATTCGCAAGCCGGGCAAAGTCGTGGGCACAAGCACCGTCGACAACATCCAGGTCGGTCTGTACTACGGCTACATCGGCCTGGTCGATGGCATTTGCGAGCGCATGATTACAGAGCTTGGACCGGAGACCAAGGTTATTGCAACCGGCGGCTTTGCTCGAATGCTCTCCCCGGATTCCAAGTACCTGACAACGGTTGACCCCACGCTCACGCTGGACGGGGTGCGCCTGATCTACGAGCGCAATCAGGACCGGATCAAGCGGCGGTCTACCCGGTCAGAAGCTCAGCCCGCAACCACCGTCTAA